The following proteins come from a genomic window of Alosa alosa isolate M-15738 ecotype Scorff River chromosome 2, AALO_Geno_1.1, whole genome shotgun sequence:
- the LOC125291299 gene encoding TLC domain-containing protein 2-like isoform X1, with product MDIGIVFGSVGAFKLMNAALNRLTVPAAARRNTWRWRNIFTSLIHSMLTGVWAVFCFYQHPEMTEDLISTHSALSHTLVSVSTGYFIHDFMDNVLNQKLSAGWEVLCHHFVVVTCFSIAVLTRQYVGFAVVALLVEINSVFLHGRQLVRMSGWAASSGALCRLNSVLNLGTFVAFRISTLAWMTRWLALNRTRVPLPLYAVGTVGLLAIMVMNAVLFYRLLRSDFLQAGREGTRKEK from the exons ATGGATATCGGTATTGTTTTTGGGTCCGTTGGTGCGTTCAAACTTATGAATGCAGCGCTAAATCGTCTGACAGTTCCTGCTGCTGCGCGCAGGAACACGTGGAGATGGAGAAACATATTTACATCATTAATTCATAGTATGTTGACGGGAGTTTGGGCTGTATTTTG TTTCTATCAGCATCCTGAAATGACAGAAGATCTCATATCAACACACTCTGCCCTCTCTCATACCCTAGTGTCAGTTTCTACAG GTTATTTCATCCATGACTTCATGGACAATGTCCTCAACCAGAAGCTCAGTGCAGGCTGGGAAGTCCTATGTCACCATTTCGTG gtggtcaCATGCTTCAGCATTGCAGTTCTGACCCGTCAGTACGTTGGCTTCGCTGTAGTGGCCCTGCTAGTGGAGATCAACTCGGTGTTCCTGCATGGGCGACAGCTGGTGCGCATGTCCGGCTGGGCTGCCTCTTCAGGCGCGCTGTGCCGCCTCAACAGCGTGCTTAACCTGGGCACCTTCGTGGCCTTCCGCATCAGCACACTGGCCTGGATGACCCGCTGGCTGGCGCTGAATCGGACGCGGGTACCGCTGCCGTTGTACGCGGTCGGGACTGTAGGCCTGTTGGCCATCATGGTGATGAACGCCGTGCTGTTCTACCGGCTGCTGCGCAGTGACTTCCTCCAGGCTGGCCGAGAAGGAACGAGGAAGgagaaatga
- the LOC125291299 gene encoding TLC domain-containing protein 2-like isoform X2, with translation MTEDLISTHSALSHTLVSVSTGYFIHDFMDNVLNQKLSAGWEVLCHHFVVVTCFSIAVLTRQYVGFAVVALLVEINSVFLHGRQLVRMSGWAASSGALCRLNSVLNLGTFVAFRISTLAWMTRWLALNRTRVPLPLYAVGTVGLLAIMVMNAVLFYRLLRSDFLQAGREGTRKEK, from the exons ATGACAGAAGATCTCATATCAACACACTCTGCCCTCTCTCATACCCTAGTGTCAGTTTCTACAG GTTATTTCATCCATGACTTCATGGACAATGTCCTCAACCAGAAGCTCAGTGCAGGCTGGGAAGTCCTATGTCACCATTTCGTG gtggtcaCATGCTTCAGCATTGCAGTTCTGACCCGTCAGTACGTTGGCTTCGCTGTAGTGGCCCTGCTAGTGGAGATCAACTCGGTGTTCCTGCATGGGCGACAGCTGGTGCGCATGTCCGGCTGGGCTGCCTCTTCAGGCGCGCTGTGCCGCCTCAACAGCGTGCTTAACCTGGGCACCTTCGTGGCCTTCCGCATCAGCACACTGGCCTGGATGACCCGCTGGCTGGCGCTGAATCGGACGCGGGTACCGCTGCCGTTGTACGCGGTCGGGACTGTAGGCCTGTTGGCCATCATGGTGATGAACGCCGTGCTGTTCTACCGGCTGCTGCGCAGTGACTTCCTCCAGGCTGGCCGAGAAGGAACGAGGAAGgagaaatga
- the ccdc92bb gene encoding coiled-coil domain-containing protein 92 codes for METSALAQQVESVERSVAFLQQEHLVLLTGLRLEILHLRKRCTELNCELNDRLPRRTQADVDEEQERLEAQLQTAEQSLAEHECGLADLRLELRRKGALAGALQARLRDEERRFLDELKRRSHKITALGRQLRQQTDVAAQLSFQLHSARFSLYHQTDGGGGGGGGEEEEEGEGGEEEDDDEEESEEGSPESDWSLSAQASPEVVERRPPRVCATSPRSRRSERVRECVPRARVHGPEEPRAMPDPALFLYPFRHRLLPLHASLGRICREADHSETSEGRRSRHSNQSPVRGRMEPDTTEL; via the exons ATGGAGACGAGTGCCCTGGCCCAGCAGGTGGAGAGCGTGGAGCGCAGCGTGGCGTTCCTGCAGCAGGAACACCTGGTGCTGCTCACCGGGCTTCGGCTGGAGATCCTGCACCTCAGGAAACGATGTACCG AGTTGAACTGTGAGCTAAATGACAGGTTACCCAGAAGAACCCAAGCTG atgtggatGAGGAGCAGGAGCGGCTGGAGGCTCAGCTGCAGACGGCAGAGCAGAGCCTGGCGGAGCATGAGTGCGGTCTGGCCGACCTGCGTCTGGAGCTGCGGCGCAAGGGGGCGCTGGCGGGCGCCCTGCAGGCCCGCCTCCGCGACGAGGAGCGCCGCTTCTTGGACGAGCTCAAGCGCCGCAGCCACAAGATCACCGCGCTCGGGCGGCAGCTGCGGCAGCAGACGGACGTGGCGGCGCAGCTCTCCTTCCAGCTGCACTCGGCCCGCTTCAGCCTGTACCACCAGacggacggaggaggaggaggaggaggaggagaggaagaggaagagggggaaggtggggaggaggaggacgacgatGAAGAGGAGAGTGAAGAGGGCTCGCCCGAGTCAGACTGGTCACTGTCCGCGCAGGCATCCCCTGAGGTGGTTGAGAGACGGCCGCCAAGGGTCTGCGCAACGTCCCCTAGGTCCCGGCGCTCGGAGAGAGTCCGGGAGTGTGTGCCGCGAGCGAGGGTGCACGGGCCGGAGGAGCCACGAGCCATGCCTGACCCCGCCCTCTTCCTGTACCCGTTTAGGCATAGGCTGCTGCCGCTGCATGCCTCACTGGGGCGGATCTGCAGGGAAGCTGACCATTCAGAGACCTCAGAGGGGAGACGGAGCAGACACAGCAACCAATCACCAGTCAGGGGGAGAATGGAGCCAGACACCACTGAATTATAA